The region AAGAGAGGCAATTTGATTATTTTAAATTGGCTCTTTTCTCTTTTTTCTTTTTTCTTTGCTCTCTAAATATGGGGGCTCAAGATAGTATTGCAGCACCAAAAGATTTAACAGAGGAAGCAGCATTAAAATTTCAACAATTCTTTTTTAAAGCGTTATCGCAAAAATCAATAGGAAATTATCAAAAAGCCATTGAGAATTTAGAAAATTGTAATCAGCTTTTAACAAATGATGTGGCGGTTTTCTTCGAGTTTTCAAAGAACTATTTGTTTTCAAATAATGGTTTATTGGCCAAAGAATATATCAGCAGAGCTTTAGAGCAAGATCCTGATAATATTTGGATGTTAAAGCATCTTGTAAAAATTTATCAAAAAGATAGAAATTATAAGAAGGCTATTGAAGTTCAGCAGAAAATAGTAGCGAACGAACCAAATGAAAGAGAATTTTTGGTGAGGCTTTTTGTCTATGACAGGCAATATCAAGAAGCTATTTCTTTAATGAATATTTTAGAAAGTGAATATGCATTAAGTTCAAATTTGAAACGGCTTAAAGAAAGTTTAGAAGCAAGAAAATCTAATTTAGTGAAAGAAATAAAATTAGAAGATATTGGGCCTTTAACCGATCAATTTAATAAAGATAAATCATATTTAATTTTAAAACAAATCTTAAAAATTTCTTATGATAAACCCGAAATTTTATTGAAGTATAGTGAGGAAGGGATTTCTCTTTTCCCGGCACAACCCTATGTATATTTAATGAAAGGAAAAGCACTTAACGATCAGAATAATTATAAAAATGCATTACTTACATTACAAAATGGAATCGATTTTGTGATAGAAGATAAAATGGAAGCTGATTTTTACAAAGAAATTGCAAAAGCCTACAAAGGATTAGGGAATAAAAAAGAAGAAAATAATTATAAGCAAAGGGCTAAAAAATTAAAAATTTAATCTATGAAATTTTTAAAATATGCATTTCTTTTTACAATGATATTTACTTCTTGTAAAACAACAAAAAATATGATAAATTCTAAGGCTATTGCTAAAGAGATGTCTGCAAGAAAAGTAGCAAGAAAACATATAGCTGCTAATTTTGATCGAAAAACAATAGATGCAAAATTGAAGGTTAATTTTGATAATGAAAAAACGAATCAAAGTTTGTCTGTGAGCATGAAAATTATAAAAGATGAAGTTATCTGGTTAAGAGGAACTAAAATTATTACACTTTTTAAAGCAGAAATTACACCAACTTCTGTGCGTTATTATTCGTCAGTTTTTAAGAATTATTTTGAAGGAGATTTCTCTATGATAGAAGAATTATTAGGAGTGAAGATTAATTTTGAGCAATTACAAAATTTATTTTTAGGGCAGTCTTTATTAAACATTAAAGAAGAAAAACAAAATGTAGAAATTGTAAGCAATAGCTATGTTTTATCGCCAGAAAAGCAAACAGATTTATATGATATCTTTTTTAATATCAATCCTTCTCACTTTAAATTAGACCAACAATCTGTTGTGAATTCTGATAAAAACGTACGTTTAGATATCAAATATCCTTCTTATAAGTTAATTGATAATGAAGTTTTTCCGTCACAAATACACATCAGAGCAAAGAATCCAAAAAGAGTCACAGCCATCGATTTTATATATAAAACTGTTATTTTTGATACCGATGTAAAAATGCCTTTTAGCATACCAAGGGGTTATAAACAATTGAAGTTTTAATGGGGAATTTAAAATTTAATATTTTTTTAGCACTTGTTTTTTTGATGAGTTACGCTTCTTTTAGTCAAACAAAAGAGCAATTAGAGGCGCAACGCAAAAAATATAGAAATGAAATTACAAGGTATAATAAGTTGCTTTTTAAAGAAATAGGCAAGAAAGAAAATGCGTTACAAGATTTAAAAGATATCAATCAAAAAATTCAGGTAAGAAATAAATTGATCAAAACTATTCAGTTAGAGGCAAAACTGTTGTCTAAAGGAATAAAAACTAACGAGAGAAAAATCGAAAATCTTAAGAAAAATTTAGAGGCTTTAAAGACAGATTACGCATCGATGATTTACAAATCTTACAAAAGTAAATCACAACAAAGCAGAATGATGTTTTTATTGTCTTCACAAAATTTTTATCAAGCCTATAAACGTTTAGAGTATATGAAACAATATGCTTCATTCAGAAAAAAACAGGGTGAAGAGATTCTGGTACAAGCAAATTTTATTTCAAAATTAAACGATTCTTTACGCTATCAAAAAAGTGTAAAAGACACATTGATTTTCGTAGAAAAAAATCAAAAAGATGCAATAATATCAGACAAAAAACAGCAAGAAAGTTTAATTACAACCATCAAAAAGAAAGAAGGAAAATACAAAAGAGAGATTAAAAAGAACGTAAGAGAAGAGAAAATAGTAGCAGAAAGAATAGATAAAATTGTAAGAGAAGCCATCGCTAAAGCCAATAAGAAAGTTGCAAATAAACCTAAAAACAGCAAAAAGAATGAGTTTATTTTAAGTCCGGAGGCAAAAGCTTTAGCGGCAAAATTTGAACTAAATAAAGGAAAATTACCTTGGCCTGTTCAAGAGGGTATTGTGGTTAGAAAGTTTGGGAAGCAGTCTCATCCTTTATATCCTGGTATTGAAATTAACGGTACAGGTTTGCATATTGTTACGAGTCAGGGAAGTGATGCGGAAGCCATTTTTAATGGGGAAGTTTTAAATATATTAGTAGGGTCTGGCGGAACTAAAAATGTAATGATTAGACATGGAAATTATATTACATCGTATAATCATCTAGAAAATGCTTATGTTAAAAAAGGGGATAAAATAACTACAGGTCAAAAAATAGGAAGGATTTTTACGGATAAAGTTAGCGGTAAAACAACCTTGATTTTTGTCTTGTTAAAAAATACATATAAATTGAATCCTGCTTCTTGGATGTTGAAAAGGTAGTTTTACGGCTTATTTTTTACAAGCTAGTTTTATTAGATTCACAACATGATTAAATACCTATTTCTCTGTTTTAGGAGCGTATTTAATGTTTTTTTGCAGTATTACAGAGTTCGGAATTGTAATTAATTCTTTTTCAATAGTTTTTAGTGTGATAAAAAAAGCACCAATATCAGTAATTTCTCCAGAGATATTGTTATCTTTCTCTAATATTGTAATACTATCTCCAATTTTAACTGGGTAATTTATATACAAAATAATACCTGCAGTAATGTTAGATAATAAAGACCATTGCGCAAAAAATGCAATCCCTAAAATGGTTAAAAAAGAAGAAATATAATAAAGCAATTGTTTTTCATCTACACCCCAAATAAAGGCAACAACAACAATTACTGTGATGTAAATTAAAATAGAAACAATTTTATTAGTGACTAGAATCCTAGCGTTTTGAAACCCAAATTTTAATTGAATTTTACGCAACGATTTTATAATTAAAAATCTTAGAAAAAAAGCAATTGCAAATGCAATAATAGATTCTAAAATTTTAAAATGATTTAAAAATTCCATAATATTATAATTAATTAAAAAGTGCTTTTAGTTCGGTTGCTTCGTTGGGTTTAATTTTTCCTGCTAAAATTAAACTTAATTGCTTTCGTCTTAATGCGCCTTCAAAACGTTCTTTCTCTAAAGCTGTTTCTGGTATTATTTGCGGAATTGGCACTGGTTTCCCAGTTTCATCAACTGCAACAAAGGTGTAAATTCCCTCATTTACTTTTGTTCTTTGTCCAGATTGTCTGTCTTCAATCCAAACATCCACATAAGTTTCCATAGAAGATTTAAAAGCTCTAGAAACTTTGGCTTCTATAGTAACCACGCTTCCAACAGGAACAGATTTATTAAAAGCTACATGATTTACCGAAGCAGTAACCACAATTCTTCTAGAATGACGCCTTGCAGCAATGCTACAAGCCCTATCCATTCTTGCTAATAATTCTCCGCCAAAAAGATTGTCTAAATAATTAGTTTCTCCAGGTAAAACTAAGTCAGTGAGTATTGTTAAAGATTCTTTTGATGCCTTTGCGTCCATTTAAAAAAATTTTCACAAAGATAATGATAGCCTATAAATAAACGTTACTTTTTAATTAATAACCAAGCCTCTTTAGAAATAGAACCTTGTATTTTATATAGGTTATTAATGGCATCATTCTTATCAGTAAAACTATTAAAAGCTACCTCTGTTAACCCCCATTTATTAACCCCTAGAATACTAGCATTATAGCCTTGCTGTTTTAGTTGCTTTACTTTTTTTCTTGCATTTTCAGGAAATTGAAAAGCACCAGCAACCACATGAAAGTTTTTTGTTGCAGCTTTAGCAACGTTTAACTCTATGGTTGGTAAGGGATTAGAAATGACAAAAGTTGCCTCCTGTATTTTTTTTTCTAAAGCATTTTCTTGATTGGCTAAAATTTCTTTTTGCTGATCTTTTTGATAGATATTATTACCTACTAAGCTTACGGTTATGAAAATTGCAGCGGCAGCAGCATATTTTATAAAACTAGGAACTACTTTTTTATCTTCACTTTTAGCAACGGGTACGATTGGTTTTACTACTTCTTTATATCTTTTTACAGAAGAAGATTCAATAGTTGATAATCCAAAAGATGCTGATAAATAATTAACTTTATGATTAGGTTCAAAAATTATTTGACCATTTTCATTCAAACTTAAAACACCAATAGAACCTATTTTTAACGGATTTGATTGTAATTCATTTTGCCATTTATG is a window of Polaribacter litorisediminis DNA encoding:
- a CDS encoding tetratricopeptide repeat protein, which produces MNFKSTHRKIRKERQFDYFKLALFSFFFFLCSLNMGAQDSIAAPKDLTEEAALKFQQFFFKALSQKSIGNYQKAIENLENCNQLLTNDVAVFFEFSKNYLFSNNGLLAKEYISRALEQDPDNIWMLKHLVKIYQKDRNYKKAIEVQQKIVANEPNEREFLVRLFVYDRQYQEAISLMNILESEYALSSNLKRLKESLEARKSNLVKEIKLEDIGPLTDQFNKDKSYLILKQILKISYDKPEILLKYSEEGISLFPAQPYVYLMKGKALNDQNNYKNALLTLQNGIDFVIEDKMEADFYKEIAKAYKGLGNKKEENNYKQRAKKLKI
- a CDS encoding DUF4292 domain-containing protein, which encodes MKFLKYAFLFTMIFTSCKTTKNMINSKAIAKEMSARKVARKHIAANFDRKTIDAKLKVNFDNEKTNQSLSVSMKIIKDEVIWLRGTKIITLFKAEITPTSVRYYSSVFKNYFEGDFSMIEELLGVKINFEQLQNLFLGQSLLNIKEEKQNVEIVSNSYVLSPEKQTDLYDIFFNINPSHFKLDQQSVVNSDKNVRLDIKYPSYKLIDNEVFPSQIHIRAKNPKRVTAIDFIYKTVIFDTDVKMPFSIPRGYKQLKF
- a CDS encoding murein hydrolase activator EnvC family protein, encoding MGNLKFNIFLALVFLMSYASFSQTKEQLEAQRKKYRNEITRYNKLLFKEIGKKENALQDLKDINQKIQVRNKLIKTIQLEAKLLSKGIKTNERKIENLKKNLEALKTDYASMIYKSYKSKSQQSRMMFLLSSQNFYQAYKRLEYMKQYASFRKKQGEEILVQANFISKLNDSLRYQKSVKDTLIFVEKNQKDAIISDKKQQESLITTIKKKEGKYKREIKKNVREEKIVAERIDKIVREAIAKANKKVANKPKNSKKNEFILSPEAKALAAKFELNKGKLPWPVQEGIVVRKFGKQSHPLYPGIEINGTGLHIVTSQGSDAEAIFNGEVLNILVGSGGTKNVMIRHGNYITSYNHLENAYVKKGDKITTGQKIGRIFTDKVSGKTTLIFVLLKNTYKLNPASWMLKR
- a CDS encoding mechanosensitive ion channel family protein; the encoded protein is MEFLNHFKILESIIAFAIAFFLRFLIIKSLRKIQLKFGFQNARILVTNKIVSILIYITVIVVVAFIWGVDEKQLLYYISSFLTILGIAFFAQWSLLSNITAGIILYINYPVKIGDSITILEKDNNISGEITDIGAFFITLKTIEKELITIPNSVILQKNIKYAPKTEK
- a CDS encoding acyl-CoA thioesterase, yielding MDAKASKESLTILTDLVLPGETNYLDNLFGGELLARMDRACSIAARRHSRRIVVTASVNHVAFNKSVPVGSVVTIEAKVSRAFKSSMETYVDVWIEDRQSGQRTKVNEGIYTFVAVDETGKPVPIPQIIPETALEKERFEGALRRKQLSLILAGKIKPNEATELKALFN
- a CDS encoding SPOR domain-containing protein, which produces MILTNYISDLLYRYECVIVPEFGGFVTNKIGAKINEATHTFSPPSKQITFNSHLNVNDGLLANYIASSENISFKEACNAIALCVHKWQNELQSNPLKIGSIGVLSLNENGQIIFEPNHKVNYLSASFGLSTIESSSVKRYKEVVKPIVPVAKSEDKKVVPSFIKYAAAAAIFITVSLVGNNIYQKDQQKEILANQENALEKKIQEATFVISNPLPTIELNVAKAATKNFHVVAGAFQFPENARKKVKQLKQQGYNASILGVNKWGLTEVAFNSFTDKNDAINNLYKIQGSISKEAWLLIKK